The following proteins come from a genomic window of Zonotrichia leucophrys gambelii isolate GWCS_2022_RI chromosome 4, RI_Zleu_2.0, whole genome shotgun sequence:
- the LOC135447338 gene encoding alcohol dehydrogenase 1-like yields the protein MATAGKVIRCRAAVAWAPGKLSVEEVEVAPPKAGEVRIKIVATGICHTDEHGLKGSLPNMEFPFIPGHEGAGIVESIGEGVTAVKPGDKVIPLCIPQCGECSFCRNPESNFCQKSHFFEPQNLLPDKTSRFSCKGKQIHHFLWVSTFAEYTVVPEYTVAKIDAAAPLDKVCLFGCGFSTGYGAAINTAKVKPGSTCAVFGLGGVGLSIVMGCKAAGASRIIAVDINKDKFAKAKELGATDCINPRDFQKPIQEVLTEMTGQGVDYSFEAIGHKDTMIAALASCNMSTGVCVMVGVLDAGSEISIDPTLLLIGRTWKGSALGGWKTRECIPKLVSGYLEKKFNSDLLITHTLPFAKVNEGFELLRAGKSIRTVLLF from the exons ATGGCCACTGCGGGAAAA GTTATcaggtgcagggctgctgttgCCTGGGCCCCAGGCAAGCTCTCTGTTGAGGAGGTGGAAGTTGCACCCCCAAAGGCAGGGGAAGTCCGTATCAAG ATTGTGGCCACTGGCATCTGTCACACAGATGAGCACGGTTTGAAAGGTTCCTTGCCTAATATGGAATTCCCATTTATTCCTGGCCAtgaaggagctgggattgtGGAAAGCATTGGAGAAGGAGTGACTGCTGTGAAACCAG GAGACAAAGTAATCCCACTTTGTATCCCTCAGTGTGGGGAATGCAGCTTCTGCCGGAATCCTGAATCCAACTTCTGCCAGAAGTCCCA TTTTTTTGAACCACAAAACCTGCTGCCAGACAAGACCAGCCGCTTCTCATGCAAAGGGAAGCAGATCCATCACTTCCTGTGGGTCAGCACCTTTGCAGAATACACCGTGGTCCCAGAATACACTGTTGCCAAGATAGATGCTGCAGCACCTCTAGACAAAGTCTGCTTGTTTGGCTGTGGGTTTTCCACAGGCTATGGGGCTGCCATCAACACAGCCAAG GTAAAACCAGGCTCCACCTGTGCTGTTTTTGGCCTTGGAGGAGTTGGCCTCTCTATTGTCATGGGCTGCAAGGCAGCTGGAGCTTCCCGCATCATTGCCGTGGACATCAACAAGGACAAGTTTGCCAAGGccaaggagctgggagccaCCGACTGCATCAACCCTCGAGACTTCCAGAAGCCCATCCAGGAGGTGCTCACTGAGATGACCGGGCAGGGCGTGGACTACTCCTTTGAGGCCATCGGGCACAAGGACACCATG ATTGCTGCCTTGGCTTCCTGCAATATGAGCACTGGTGTCTGTGTGATGGTTGGTGTACTGGATGCTGGTTCAGAGATTTCCATCGATCCCACACTTCTGCTGATTGGGCGTACATGGAAGGGATCTGCGCTTGGAG GCTGGAAGACGAGAGAATGTATCCCCAAATTAGTTTCCGGCTACTTGGAGAAGAAATTCAATTCGGACTTGCTGATCACACACACGCTGCCATTCGCTAAAGTGAACGAGGGATTTGAGTTGCTACGTGCAGGAAAAAG TATCCGCACTGTCCTGCTCTTCTGA